The Spirosoma oryzicola region AAGTCATCATGAAAAAGCAATTCGCAATCAAAGCCGTTCAAGCAACTAAAAACAACGTTCTATCAATTGCTAAAAGAGAATCAGCAAGCATTCTCCGACTAGCTGCCGACGATAACGGTTGCTGCCAAGTAATGGCCTTCAACAGACTTTCTTCCAAGCTTACTCTTTCCCTTTAATAGGTAAAAGTAAGCCATCCGCCCAGCATCTCCACAAACAAGAAATTGCTTCTTGCCGAGATCGCTTTCAAACAGTGCCTAAAACAGCGCTGATCAAGCAAACAAATCGAACGAAAAAACAGAAAAGTCATCATGAAAAAGCAATTCGCAATCAAAGCCGTTCAAGCAACCAAGAACAACGTTTTGTCTGTTGCTAAAAGAGAATCAGAAAGTATCTTACGACTGGCTGCTGGAGATATACCATGCTGCTATGTAATGGCCTTCCAAGGAGTCTCTTCTAAACTTACTTTTTCCCTTTAACAGGTAAAAATTATGTCATCCGCACTGCGTCTTTACAAACAAGAACTTTCCCGTTGTCGGGATCACTTCCAGCAGATTGATCTGCACAAGGAACGAGGCTACCTGATGAAGTTCACAACGTTTTCTGCTAATGTCGAAAACATCATGCCCTTCATTCCTCGCAGTGAACACGAAACGCTATTTCAGGAGTTATTGTTGCAACAGGTTTTTACTACGTTCGATCACCAGTGTTTAACGGCCGGCGATCTAGTAAAAACAAGTGGAGCGCAGGAATTATTAACAAAGCTGGATAGCCCTCGCATCTATTGTACCTATCACCTTGGATCGTATCGAATTCTGACGAGTTTATTGTTTCGACGGGGAGTCGATTGTGTACTGCTGCTTGGCAGCAATGCAAACCGTCATCAAGGAGAAGGAATGATAGAACATGCTGAAGGTTTACGCAAAAAGTATAACCTGACCAATATTTTCCGCATTGTCGAAGCGAACAGCCCCTCTGCTGGGCTAACCGTTCTGCGGGAATTGAAAGCAGGAAGGTCGTTGATTGTTTATGTCGATGGTAGCCCTGAGACAGCACCTGAACCCGGCGAGGAAGATAAGTTTATTTCAGTGCCGCTAGGGGATCGTCGAGTATTGACGCGTAAAGGAGTTGCGTATCTTTCTCATGCTACCGGTGTACCCATTGTACCCGTAGTTTGTTATCGTCAACCTGATTTAAGAAATGTAGTTCATTGTCTTGACCCCATCCGGCCTATTCGCCACAGTGATCGGGATATGTACTGTCAGGAAGCAATGACGCAGTTGTACAAGGCTTTCTGGCCTTATCTAAAGCGCTACCCAGCCCAATGGGAAGGGTGGACATATATCAATTCGTTTTTGGAACCAGAAGAACCAAAACGAACGGAACAGGGGCGCTGGCCTGCACGCCCAACGTTTAATCAAGATCGGTACACCCTTTGTGATCTTGAAAAGGCACCTATTCTATTTGACCGTCGTTTGTATCAGACGTATGAAATTACGGAGGACCTACGTGATCTGCTTTTGAACATCAACTCAGTTGATTCCGTAGAGGGACTTGTCGGCAAAGATATGTTCGGCGAGTTAATGGAAATGGAGGTTCTCCACTAAGACATTGTAGCGAAAGTAAAGGGGTTTCATTCGAGATGAATGAAACCCCTTTACTTTTAACGGGTTACGTTAAATTACTTGTAGCATTACTTTATTTATTAAGCTCCGCTACCTGTTTCGATCTCCTCACCTGACTTATTGAAAAATTTGAAGTTGACAATGCCCAGTGAGCTGTCCTTTACAATCTTGATCCACGTTTTGTACTTCATATACCATTGCATTTGCTTGGAATAAAAGCCTTTGGTATAGTAGGCATACAGAAATGGGTGCATTGTAATGGAAATCCCTCGCTCATTCTGTTTGGTCAAAATGTAATCAAGGTTATTTTCAATAACGTCGGTGACAAGCACACTTGCCTGGATCGTGCCGGTTCCTCCGCAAGTTGGACAAACCTCGCGAGTAACAATGTTCATTTCGGGCCGTACTCGCTGACGCGTGATCTGCATCAGCCCGAACTTCGTTAAAGGCAGTATCGTAAACTTAGAGCGGTCTGACTTCATCTCATCGCGCATGATGTCTTGCAGAAGCTTTTTATTTTCTGCTTTTTTCATGTCGATAAAGTCAATCACGATAATCCCGCCCATGTCCCGTAACCGAAGTTGCCGGGCAATTTCTTTGGCTGCCTCACGATTGACACTGATAGCGGTTGCTTCCTGATCTTCTTCCGAATTCGACTTATTACCGCTGTTGACATCAATGACGTGCAGCGCTTCCGTGTGTTCGATAATCAGATAGCCGCCACCGGGCAAGCTTACCGAACGGCCAAACAAAGATTTTAACTGCTTCTCAAGCCCTAACGCTTCAAAGATCTTTGCCTTGCCGCTATGAAGTTTAACAATTTTCTCTTTTTCGGGAGCAATCGTATGAATGTACTCCCTGATCTCGTCGAACGATTCGCGGGTATCAACTGTGATGCTTTCGAACGACTCATTGAGCATATCGCGCAGGATGGACGACGCTCGATTCATTTCACCCAGTACCCGGTCGCGGGGTTTGGCGTCGGCTAATGTCTTAATTGCCTGTTCCCATTTAGCGAGCGAATGCTGAAGGTCGCGATCAAGCTCTTCAACATCTTTGTCCTGCGCAACAGTACGTACAATGACGCCGAAGTTTTGCGGTTTAAGCGACGACATCAGTCGTAGCAACCGCGACCGCTCGGCCCGGTCTGTAATCTTTTTGGATAAATTTACTCCGTCCGAAAACGGCACGAGGACCAGATAACGGCCCGCAATCGATATATCGCAGGAAAGGCGTGGACCTTTGGTCGAGATGGGTTCTTTGACCACCTGAACCAGGATGGGAGCGTTCTTTGTCAGTACCTTATCGATCTTCCCAATCTTCTCGATAACAGGCTCCAGCTTCATGTTGCTGAGCTTGCCGGTAGTGACGCGCTTGGCGATTACATCTTTGACAAACTTATTAAACGAATTAATATTCGGTCCTAAGTCCTGGTAGTGCAAAAAGCCATCTTTCTCGTGCCCAACATCCACAAAAGCGGCATTGAGCCCTGATGAAAGCTTTTTGACGGTTCCTAAGTAAAGATCGCCAACGGTGAAGCTGCTGTCTAACTCTTCTTCGTGATATTCCAGCAATCTCTTGTTTTGCAAGAGTGCAATCCGATCACCTTTCTGAGTCGAACTGATAACTAATTCATTACTCACAAGATGAATGAACGGTTAAGAATGGCTATATAAAAAAAAAGAAGCCACGCTCGGGCTTTTTACAGACCGGCACGAGGCTTCCAAAACGCGTAGGCAGTAGACAAGTTTACAGTAGGCAGCTATCGGCGGAAAAGCCGACTGTAAACTGCCGACTACTTACTACTTTTTCTTGTGCCGGTTTTTTCTGAGCCGTTTCTTCCGCTTGTGGGTGGCAATCTTGTGCCGTTTCCGTTTTTTACCGCAAGGCATAGTGCGAATGCTGTTTAGTGGTTTAAAATATGTGTCGGCCTATCACTCGATAAAGCCCAAATGGTTGTAAAGTTTTAACGTTGACGGTTCCTAAGTATCAATGAACTTTATCCGTGTCAACTATATACCCTACTTATTTTAACCGCTCTTCGTATTCTTGAACAGCGGCTAGAATTTGTGGATCTTTCTCCTGTGTTTTTACCTGAGCCAGTACTTTTTTAGCTTCCGCTTTCTGACCCGATTCCGCTAGACTGACGCCCAGATAAAACTGCGCTTTACGACTCGCCGGATTCGTAATTAATATCTGACGGAACCGTTCAACAGCCCGCTCGTACTGACCTGACCGCATCGATAATAGGCCGAGGTTGAACAAGGCTAGCTCGTTGGTCGGATCTTGCTTCAGCACATCGCGCAAAAGCATAATTCCTTGCATCGGTGTATCCGTATTGACGTAGGTCATCGCCATATTAGCTTTGGCCGCCAGTAAGTTCGGATTCTTTGCAAGTACTTTCTGGTAAAAATCACGGGTCTTCTGACCCAACATTGCTGTTTTGTTCTCGTCAACAGCGAACGTGTAAGCTTCAAAATACTGATCGCCCGCTTGGAGCATATTCTGTTCGGTTGGTTGACTAGTCGCTAGCAGATCAGCGTAGTGAGCTGCGCTATCATACTTGGTCACGTCCCGGAACAGAGCAATTAACTTTGTTGCTGCCGATTCTTTCTGGGCCGAACTCGCCGTTAAAAACTGAGTCCTTAACGCCGTTAGTTGCTTTTGTTGTTCTGGAGAAAGAGGCTTTTCATGAGCCGCTGCGCCCTCAAGGGCTTCGTTGCCAGCAGCTGCCCCGTGCTGAGTCGAGGTAGGTGTTTGCTTCGTGCGGTTTACTGGTAGTGATTCACCCAATTGTTTGCTTTCATTGCGCACGACAACCTTAGGCAAGGTATACAACCCTGCGGTTAAAGCGGTAGCTAACACGACAACAAACAGTACTGACTTATTCATGATAGAAACGAATCACGGAGCAAATGCCTAGACTGGACTCAGACACTGAGGACCGCTTTTAGTGCTTACTCAGCCGCAACTTTGGCTTTGTCGCTGGTTTTTACTTGTTCAACAAAAACCTTGGCGGGCTTAAAGCTCGGAATATAATGCTCATCGATTACCATAGCGGTGTTCTTCGAGATGTTCCGGGCTACTTTCTTGGCTCTTTTCTTGTTGATGAAACTGCCGAACCCTCTCACATAAATATTCTCTCCCTCGGCCAACGAGTCCTTAACTACCGAAAAGAAGGTCTCAAGGGTGTTCGTTACCTCAGCCTTATCAATTCCGGTCTTATCGGCGATCTCTGCAATTACGTCTGCTTTCGTCACGACTTCTTAAACTTTAACGTTTACTGTGTTGTTGAAAATTCGGGTGTCAAAAATGGGAGCACAAAGGTAGGGGTTTCTAAGAAATTATAAAACCCTGTGTTCCAGTTTTTCATCGTTAACGACGCTTTTTCCTTTTTTATTTTGAATTGGCAATCAGACCTTAACGTCAATGAAACGGTATTTGTACCTAGTCTTGAACACTGGTATGAGTACCACAAACGCGACTTGCCCTGGCGTCACACGCGCGATCCATATTCC contains the following coding sequences:
- a CDS encoding Rne/Rng family ribonuclease, producing MSNELVISSTQKGDRIALLQNKRLLEYHEEELDSSFTVGDLYLGTVKKLSSGLNAAFVDVGHEKDGFLHYQDLGPNINSFNKFVKDVIAKRVTTGKLSNMKLEPVIEKIGKIDKVLTKNAPILVQVVKEPISTKGPRLSCDISIAGRYLVLVPFSDGVNLSKKITDRAERSRLLRLMSSLKPQNFGVIVRTVAQDKDVEELDRDLQHSLAKWEQAIKTLADAKPRDRVLGEMNRASSILRDMLNESFESITVDTRESFDEIREYIHTIAPEKEKIVKLHSGKAKIFEALGLEKQLKSLFGRSVSLPGGGYLIIEHTEALHVIDVNSGNKSNSEEDQEATAISVNREAAKEIARQLRLRDMGGIIVIDFIDMKKAENKKLLQDIMRDEMKSDRSKFTILPLTKFGLMQITRQRVRPEMNIVTREVCPTCGGTGTIQASVLVTDVIENNLDYILTKQNERGISITMHPFLYAYYTKGFYSKQMQWYMKYKTWIKIVKDSSLGIVNFKFFNKSGEEIETGSGA
- a CDS encoding tetratricopeptide repeat protein, whose translation is MNKSVLFVVVLATALTAGLYTLPKVVVRNESKQLGESLPVNRTKQTPTSTQHGAAAGNEALEGAAAHEKPLSPEQQKQLTALRTQFLTASSAQKESAATKLIALFRDVTKYDSAAHYADLLATSQPTEQNMLQAGDQYFEAYTFAVDENKTAMLGQKTRDFYQKVLAKNPNLLAAKANMAMTYVNTDTPMQGIMLLRDVLKQDPTNELALFNLGLLSMRSGQYERAVERFRQILITNPASRKAQFYLGVSLAESGQKAEAKKVLAQVKTQEKDPQILAAVQEYEERLK
- a CDS encoding HU family DNA-binding protein; its protein translation is MTKADVIAEIADKTGIDKAEVTNTLETFFSVVKDSLAEGENIYVRGFGSFINKKRAKKVARNISKNTAMVIDEHYIPSFKPAKVFVEQVKTSDKAKVAAE